Within Candidatus Hydrogenedentota bacterium, the genomic segment AATCCCGAGCTCGTTACTCATCGAGGAGCACTCGGGCTCTTGAAACCCGGCAATGCCGGTGCAACAGTCGAATTCGGCAAAGAGTCCTGTCCGCATAATCGGATGAGAGATGCTCTACCCGGTTCTGGGCTTTGCGCGAGGGTAAGAGAGACCACGACCACTTGAATGAGACGCCCCGTGCCCATTCCTGCCTGTTTGGCGGCGGGGTGCTGCGCGCTTGCCATGGAATACAAGGGAGGTCTTTAGTTGTGGACATAGTCCTGCCGGAGGGTGCTGACAAGACCCTGATGCTGGGGTGGTTCGTTTGCTCTACCCTTGTGGTGGCAGGTTTCGCGTTATCCACAGGCGTGAGCCACCTTTTCGACTGGTGGTACCAGCGCCATGATAAGGAAAAGCTGGCGTTCAGCATCATTTGTCTGACGGTCGGGGGCCATACGATCGCCTTGGTATTCATGAACGAGACCTTAACGGTGGCCGGATATGTGCTCGCCCTCAAAGTGGATCTTTGTCTGCTATTCATCGCACAACCGGCTTTTGTGTGGTTCGTCACGTGCCACATGCGCGTAAGCTCGCGGCACTTCACGACACTGTTTCTTGCCTACTTCGCCGTGCTGTTTGTCGCCAATATTCTGTCCGAGAATTCCCTGATGGCTTCCGAAGTGGTTGGCCTGTTTGTATGGCTGTTCCCCGCCGGTGAGCCCCACGTCTCGGCCGTTTTCGTGCCCAGCATTTGGAGCCCGCTTTGTTTCGCGGGCACGCTGGCCACCTACGTCTATTGCCTTTTCGTCATCTATCGCGGGCGACGCAATCTCGAACGGACCGAAGTATTGATCATGGCCGTCTCCCTGGTGTGCATGTTCGCCACCTGGCTCCAGACACTCCTGGTCAATCCCCCGGTACTATCGCTGGTACTCTTGAGTCACTATGCCTTTCTGGCGTTTATATTCCTCATGGGGAGCGCGCTGGCTTCGCGCTATGGGCGACAGGCACTGGCACTGGCCGATACACACCAGGAGCTTCAGGAGAGCGAGGAACGGTTTCGCATGGTGGTCGAGAAGGCGCCCGACGCCATTGTGGTGTACGACCTCGAACAGGATCGCCTGGTTGATGCCAACACCAGGGCTACAGAGCTCTTTGGCTGCAGCCGCCACGAATTGCTGGGATCTACGATGGAGCAATTCCAGTCGCTCTTCTCACTGGAGAGCCTTTCTCCAGCCGAAAGCATTCGCGCGCTCGGTTACCGTGCAATGGCCGGTGATGAGCAAGTGATAGAAATGGCATTCCAGAATCGTGCGGGAGCGCATTTGATCTGCGAGGTACGGCTGGCGAGATTGCCGTCGGCGAAACACCAGATTATCCGGGCCAGCTTCATGGATGTATCCGAGCGCAGGCAGGCCGAGAAGCGACACGTGGAATATCAGCGACGACTTCGGTCGCTTGCCTCGGAACTCGCGCTCACGGAGGAACGCGAACGGAAACGAATCGCCATGTACCTCCACGACGAGGTTGCCCAGGATCTGGTAGCGACGCAAATGAAACTCAGCGAATTGGCCTCGGAAATTGACGACCAGGGCGTCGGGCAGAAGATTGATACTGTTCAAAAGATGCTCGGAAGCGCCATCGAAGACACGTACACGCTGACCTTCGAGTTAAGTCTCCCAATCCTTTATGAGCTGGGGCTGATTCCCGCCATCGAATGGCTTGGGGAAAAGATTTGTGAAAGTGATGGAATCCACTTTAGACTGATTGACGATGGGCTTCCCAAGCCGTTGAGCAATGATATTCGCTCGGTCTGTTTCGACGTGACGCGCGAATTGCTGCGCAATGTCGTCAAGCACGCCAGGGCCTCAGAAGTCTCGGTCTCCGTCCGTGCGGAAGACGCGAGGCTGTGGATCGTCATTCAAGATAACGGCGTGGGCTTCGATGTTGCCGACCTGACTGATATGAAACGCAAAGATGGAGGGTTTGGCATGTTCTGTGTTCGGGAGCGCCTGGAGAATCTTCATGGATCCATTCGGACAGAATCTGAGTGCGGTCGAGGTACCCGGGTTAGCTTTTGTGCACCGTTGAGCGATGCCGGCGCGGAAACAGGAAGTGCCCAGGATGAAGACTAGAATCTTGCTTGCCGACGACCATGAAGTCTTTCGCGAAGGACTTCGCTCCATGATTGAGAAGCATGACGATCTGGAAGTGGTGGGGGACGCCGAAACCGGCCGGGTGGCGGTACGCATGGCTACCCAGCTCAAACCGGATATCATCATCATGGACATCGCGATGCCGGACCTGAACGGTATCGAGGCTACCTCCCAGATCCGCGCAAACGTTCCGGAAGCACGCGTGATTGCGTTGTCGATGCATTCCGACAAGCGCTTTGTAACGGGCATGCTCCGGGCCGGCGCGGTGGGCTATCTTCTCAAGGCGAGCGCTTTTGATGAAGTCATTCAAGCTACGCGAACAGTGATGAACAACAAGCACTACGTCAGTGGCGATATCGCTGATACCGTGGTGAGCGATTATGTCCGGCAGTTGACGGAAGCGGCGCCGGAGCAGCATGCCGCACTCAGCCCACGCGAGCGCGAAGTTTTGCAGCTCCTGGCGGAAGGACACAGTACCAGGAAAATCGCGGAAGCGCTGCACATCAGCGCTAACACGATAGAAACCCACCGGGCCCACATCATGGCGAAACTGGGCATCAAGACCATCGCCGACCTTGTGAAGTTCGCCATTCGGGAAGGAATTACGTCGCTTGAATGACAAGGATTTCACCGTCTATACAATCTGCGCCGGGGCCACACGTGGGCGGTCTCCTGACATCCGCATGGATACAATCAGGTTTTTCCATGGTCATAATCATGGCTTGGCCGATAGGGAAATGCACCAGGATCGTCGATAATGCTGTGGCGTTCTGATGTGGCACGAAGACCGTATTCCGGCGGGATATGTGCCATTTCCCGGCGCGAGGGTGTGGACATAGCCACGAAGCACGTGCGACACGCGGGCCATCCCGTCAGAAGGGAAGAAGGGCCCCAAGGTGAGACCTGTCTGGAGGCTGTGGAAGGCTCGGGAGTCGGGTGCTATACTTCTGGAGGTCGAGCGTATCGAGAAAGGGAGAGTGCAATGAGGAGACTAGGCCGCCGAGGGTTCACGTTCGTCGAACTGCTGGTCCTCATGGCGCTCATTGGCCTTCTTGCGGCCATCCTGCTTCCCGCCCTGGCCCGTGCGCGCGAGGCGGCACGTCGGTCATCCTGTCAGAGCAACCTGAAGCAGTGGGGCGTCGTTTTCAAGATGTTCGCGAAGGAGAACAGCGGCCTGTTTCCATTGAACTCCCTCCACATCAGCGCGAAAGACGTCCCGATTTCCAATACGCGGATGTCGGTCTACGTCGGGTGGTGGCAAATCTATCCGGAATACCTGGCGGATGCTCGACCGAACGGATGTCCGTCTTCCATTCAATACCCCAAGATGGCCGCCACGGACTACTCAATTCCTCGCAACAGCCTCGCTGGCTGCGGCGCTGCCATGGTGGCGTGGGCAAACGTCACGAACCAGGAAACGGACAACCCGTGCTACGGAAAGCGGGCGGCCCCCGAAACCTTTGATTCCATCCGAGGCCAATCATCGTCGCTGTACTTTGATTGCAGCCTCGATGTCGGTGCCTGTGCCCCCTATGTTCATGCCGACATGGCGAAGTTTGGCTACACCGACCTCGTCCGTTCCTACAAGTACTTTGGTTTTTTCATCGACCCTCATTGGATGTCGAAATCCGCTGATGACTTTTATGCCGTCGGCTCCACGTTCCTCAATGCCCCCGAACTTCCCTATCCCGGCGCCACGACCAGCGGCACCCACATGCAGTGGGGAAACCGAAACGCCGGGAGTTTTACTTATCCCTTCCCAATAGGCAGCAGCCAGGGGTCGTTTACGATCATGCGCCTGAAGGAAGGGGTCGAGCGCCTGGTCACCACCGACGTCAACAACCCGGACGCTTCGGCAGACGCCCGATCTGACATCGTGGTATCGTACGATGAAGCTATCGCTTATAATGGGCAAGTGGTGAATTCAAAAGACGGCCCGCGATTTAACCATGTGCCTACGGGCGCTAATATTTTGTATATGGATGGTCACGTCGAGTTTGCGCGTGTGGGAAGCCGCGGCGGACGATTCTGGCCCGTCAATCAATTCTTTGCAAAGCAGATGGCCACGACAGGCGCCTGGGCGAGCGGTCTCAACTTTCCCTGAGCTCCCTCGGAATCGGTGCGCCCTGACACGCGGTGCCTGAACTTTGTGCCTGGAGGTATACCTTTTGTAGAGGTCGGGATTCTCAATTGGCCCGCCCCTCCGAAGCACGGGAACGCCAGGGTGACAGGTTGCCGATTCAACGAGTACTTAAGAGGTTTCGCTCAATGGTTGCAGTACGCAGATGCGTTTTCATCTTGTTCCTGGCGGGGTGTGCAGGGGCTCTGCTTCCTGGCTGCCCCGAACCGTCGACCAAGGGGGACAACGCGCCGGCGATTGATCTGTCAAGCTTGCCGGTCAAACAGCAGATCATCGAAGCCACCATCTCGGGAAACCTGGGCAGGGTCGAGGCGCTTGTCACATCCGACGCCACGCTCGCCAACGTCTGCAACGCGGATTGCAAGACACCCCTGCATTTTGCCGCCGCACACGGTCACAACGCCATCGTGACGTATCTGCTGGAGAACGGTGCCGATCCGCTCGCTGTGGATTCGGATGGCAATCGCCCCCAGGCAACCGCGATAGACTGGGGCCATTTGGACACCGCCAAGATCCTCGGGGAATTTTCGACCGTTGAACCGTGATTCCGGGGTGTAAGTCCCGCACTTTCAACCGACACCGCTCTTGAGTTCTGATAAGCGGGCAGCATGCGCTCTGGCACTCTGCGTCTTCTTATGGCGTAAACGCTTGTACAGAAACAGGTTAAGATTCCACTTCGCTGCCTTCGACGGGTAAGTTCTGCCCGTCGAGTATCACTCGAATTCGCGATCTACCTCTTTCCAGCTTGCCCCGTGCACCGTCGCAGACCGCACTGGATTTTCTCTGATGGGGTACAGGGCAAGTGGGGGCGAAGCCACCTGCCGGCACGCTCAAGGAATCCTCCCAACTATTTTCAAGTTTTCGAAATCCACAATCATGATATCCCTGATATACAGGCTGGCGGAGTTCGTTGAAAATAGGAAAAGGCTCATCCGGGGCCGCGTCACATTCCATGATGACCGATCGAAACGAAGATTTCGACGCCGTCAGCAAGGGAAGGATGATAGAGAATCTCGGGGGGTTCATCAGATGCCTTCCTCACGTGGACGTTCAAGGCCTGTTCGCGGGGGATGTCATGGTTCGGAGAGAGCCCCAAGGGGTGCGCTTTCGGGAGTCGCTTACGCTCTTACATCAATGAACCCCAACGTGGAGGGAACGGACTGGACGAATATCCTGTAGCGAGAGTTTCATCATATCAGTGAAACGAAGTGGTTCAGGGCTGTGCTTTTTCCGAAGTGCGGACACCGGCGACATCTGGTGAATGATGTCGTGAAAAACGAAAAGGGAGAGAACGAATGAG encodes:
- a CDS encoding ankyrin repeat domain-containing protein is translated as MVAVRRCVFILFLAGCAGALLPGCPEPSTKGDNAPAIDLSSLPVKQQIIEATISGNLGRVEALVTSDATLANVCNADCKTPLHFAAAHGHNAIVTYLLENGADPLAVDSDGNRPQATAIDWGHLDTAKILGEFSTVEP
- a CDS encoding PAS domain S-box protein: MDIVLPEGADKTLMLGWFVCSTLVVAGFALSTGVSHLFDWWYQRHDKEKLAFSIICLTVGGHTIALVFMNETLTVAGYVLALKVDLCLLFIAQPAFVWFVTCHMRVSSRHFTTLFLAYFAVLFVANILSENSLMASEVVGLFVWLFPAGEPHVSAVFVPSIWSPLCFAGTLATYVYCLFVIYRGRRNLERTEVLIMAVSLVCMFATWLQTLLVNPPVLSLVLLSHYAFLAFIFLMGSALASRYGRQALALADTHQELQESEERFRMVVEKAPDAIVVYDLEQDRLVDANTRATELFGCSRHELLGSTMEQFQSLFSLESLSPAESIRALGYRAMAGDEQVIEMAFQNRAGAHLICEVRLARLPSAKHQIIRASFMDVSERRQAEKRHVEYQRRLRSLASELALTEERERKRIAMYLHDEVAQDLVATQMKLSELASEIDDQGVGQKIDTVQKMLGSAIEDTYTLTFELSLPILYELGLIPAIEWLGEKICESDGIHFRLIDDGLPKPLSNDIRSVCFDVTRELLRNVVKHARASEVSVSVRAEDARLWIVIQDNGVGFDVADLTDMKRKDGGFGMFCVRERLENLHGSIRTESECGRGTRVSFCAPLSDAGAETGSAQDED
- a CDS encoding response regulator transcription factor, producing the protein MKTRILLADDHEVFREGLRSMIEKHDDLEVVGDAETGRVAVRMATQLKPDIIIMDIAMPDLNGIEATSQIRANVPEARVIALSMHSDKRFVTGMLRAGAVGYLLKASAFDEVIQATRTVMNNKHYVSGDIADTVVSDYVRQLTEAAPEQHAALSPREREVLQLLAEGHSTRKIAEALHISANTIETHRAHIMAKLGIKTIADLVKFAIREGITSLE
- a CDS encoding DUF1559 domain-containing protein: MLWRSDVARRPYSGGICAISRREGVDIATKHVRHAGHPVRREEGPQGETCLEAVEGSGVGCYTSGGRAYRERESAMRRLGRRGFTFVELLVLMALIGLLAAILLPALARAREAARRSSCQSNLKQWGVVFKMFAKENSGLFPLNSLHISAKDVPISNTRMSVYVGWWQIYPEYLADARPNGCPSSIQYPKMAATDYSIPRNSLAGCGAAMVAWANVTNQETDNPCYGKRAAPETFDSIRGQSSSLYFDCSLDVGACAPYVHADMAKFGYTDLVRSYKYFGFFIDPHWMSKSADDFYAVGSTFLNAPELPYPGATTSGTHMQWGNRNAGSFTYPFPIGSSQGSFTIMRLKEGVERLVTTDVNNPDASADARSDIVVSYDEAIAYNGQVVNSKDGPRFNHVPTGANILYMDGHVEFARVGSRGGRFWPVNQFFAKQMATTGAWASGLNFP